The sequence GCGGCATCTCGTCGAGCAGATAGACCGCCTTGGGCAGCGCCGGGCGTTCGGCGATGCGGTCGGCCATGAAATCCTGAAGCTCTTCGATCGTGGCCCTGGCCTCTGGCTTGAGCACGGCGTAGATCACCGGCAACTCGCCGGCATAGCCGTCGGGCTGGCCGACGGCGGCGCAGGTCTCGACGGCGGCATGGTTTTGCAGTGCCTCCTCGATCAGCGCCGGGTCGATGTTGTGGCCGCCGCGGATGATGATGTCCTTGGCCCGGCCGCTGATGGCCAGCCAGCCATTCTCGCTGAGGTGGCCCAGATCGCCCGAGATAAACCAGCCGTCCGCGGTACGCCCCGAACCGGCGGCGGCACCGAGATAGCCGGGCGTGACGTTGGGGCCCTGGTAGACGATGACGCCGGTCTCGCCCGCCGCCACGGCCTCGCCGACGCCCTCGTCGGCAAGGCTTTGGCGCACCTCGACACGGCCCCAGGGCAAGGGAATGCCGGAATATTCGTAGCGCGGCGGCCCGCCGCTGGGGGTCAGCACGATGAGGCCGCTGGATTCGGTCATGCCGTAGCCCTCGAAGATGTCGATGCCGAAGGCCTGCTTGAAGTTCTGCTTCAGCGCCACCGGGATGGGTGCGCCGCCCGACTGGGCGATGCGCACACTGCGGATGTCGGAGCCGTCGGCCGGCACGTTGAGAAGCGCCGCCAGCGAGGTGGGAATGCCGCCGATGACGGTAACGCCGAAACGCTCGACGATGCGCCAGTGGTTTGCCATGACGCCGGGATGGCGCAGCCCGGCCGCCGTCGGCATGATCAGCTCGCCGCCCGCGGCCAAGCCGGCCAGGCCCACCACCAGGGCCCCGGCGACGTGAAACAGCGGCAGGCCGTTGAGCGATACGTCGCGCGCCCTGAGGCCGGCCATATGGCCGATGCTCCAGGCGATATGGACCTCGTTGCGGTGGCTGTGCAGTGCCAGCTTGGGCGCCCCGGTGGTGCCGCCGGTGTGAAAATACGAAGCCACGTCGTCGAGGCCGATTTGGCGGCCGCTTTGCAGCGTGTCGCCGCGAAAGGCAGCCAGGGCAGCGTTGAAATCGTCTGCCCCCGGTGCCCCTTCCCCAACCGTCAAGACGGCCCGCAGGCTGGGCACGCGGTCGCGGATGGCCTCGACCTTGGACCAGATATCGAGCTCCGGATGAGGTCCCAGCGCCACCAACACCTTGCTTTCGGCGGCGTTCATGATCTCGGCGATGTGCTGGGCCGAGAGCAGGAAGTTGATGGGGTTGACGGCACCGGCCGCCTCGGCCCCCCAGAACGCCAGATGGGTCTCGATCAGACCGGGCAAGAGAAACGAAACCACGTCGTCGGGGCCGACGCCAAGCTCGGCAAAAAGATTGGCGGCCTGGGTGACGCCGGCAAAAAGCTCGGCGTGGGTCAGGCGCCGGGGGTCTGCGTCAAGCTCGGGACCGGGCAGAAAGGTCAGGGCCCAGCGCTCGGGCACCGCCTCGGCGCTGGCCCGCAGCAAGTCGTAGGTGCTGCGGGCCTCCACCGCCTGCTCGAAGGGCAGCTTCTCCAGTTCCGCCACGTCGGCCGGCCCCTTGACCATGCCCCGGTCCTTTCTCCCACCGCCAAGTATTTCGGCTATCCTATGGTCAAAGTGCGACCGCGGGGAAAGGAAGCGACATGAAGGAGACCTGGAAACAGACCAGTTGCCCCCTTTGTTTCGTCAACTGCGGTCTCAAGGTCCAGGTCGAGGGAAACCAGATCGTCAAGGTCCTGCCCGACAAGGCCAACCCCCGCAGCCAGGGCCACATCTGCGCCAAGGGCCGCAACATCAACGCCCACCAGCGTCACGCCGGGCGCCTCAGCGCTCCGCTCAAACGGCTGGGCGAGGATTTCGAGCCGA is a genomic window of Alphaproteobacteria bacterium containing:
- a CDS encoding acyl-CoA synthetase, with the protein product MVKGPADVAELEKLPFEQAVEARSTYDLLRASAEAVPERWALTFLPGPELDADPRRLTHAELFAGVTQAANLFAELGVGPDDVVSFLLPGLIETHLAFWGAEAAGAVNPINFLLSAQHIAEIMNAAESKVLVALGPHPELDIWSKVEAIRDRVPSLRAVLTVGEGAPGADDFNAALAAFRGDTLQSGRQIGLDDVASYFHTGGTTGAPKLALHSHRNEVHIAWSIGHMAGLRARDVSLNGLPLFHVAGALVVGLAGLAAGGELIMPTAAGLRHPGVMANHWRIVERFGVTVIGGIPTSLAALLNVPADGSDIRSVRIAQSGGAPIPVALKQNFKQAFGIDIFEGYGMTESSGLIVLTPSGGPPRYEYSGIPLPWGRVEVRQSLADEGVGEAVAAGETGVIVYQGPNVTPGYLGAAAGSGRTADGWFISGDLGHLSENGWLAISGRAKDIIIRGGHNIDPALIEEALQNHAAVETCAAVGQPDGYAGELPVIYAVLKPEARATIEELQDFMADRIAERPALPKAVYLLDEMPLTAVAKIFKPALRLDAARRAFTAALAPLAEVGIAVAVEVSPGSQAPWQAAVTLGGGGDRQATEARVLAALGVFDTGIDITWS